In Longimicrobium sp., the genomic stretch CCCGCCGCGTCGTCCGGGATCGTACCCGGCGGACGCGGGTGCCTGAAGACACCCGCTGAAACCACGGAAAGCCTCGCAAACCCCGCGAGGCTTCAACCGCACCCACGCGAACCGAGGTGTAAAGTCCACCCTCTCCCGAAGCCGGGAGAGGGTTGCCGCTCCAAGGCGGCGGGTGAGGGCCCCCGCGGCCGCGCCGAAGCCGTCGAAGCAGGCCCAACCTCCCCGCTCCCCGTCTGGTACGCCGCTCGCGGGCACCGTATCTTTCGGACGCCCGTTCGAATTCGCTCGCAGCCGTACACGAGACCGATGCTCCGGCTCCACGAGTACACGTACCACCGCCCCGCCGCGCTCGCCGACGCGCTCGCCTTCCTGCGCGAGCACCCGGACGCGCTCCCGATCGCCGGAGGCACCGACCTGGTGCCGAACATGAAGCACCGGCTCTTCACCCCGCGCCACCTGGTGGCGCTCAAGGGGATCCCCGAGCTGCACGGGATCGGCTTCGCCGATGCCGGGGGCAGCCCCGTCGAGGAGGGCTCGCCCGCCGCGCGGCAGCTCGTACTGGGCGCCGCCGAGACGCTCACGGCGATCGCCCGCAGCCCCGTCGTCCGCCGCCTCTTCCCCGCCCTGGCGGAGGCCGCCGGGCACGTGGCCGGGCCGCAGATCCGCAACCAGGGGACGCTGGGCGGCAACCTGTGCCTGGACACGCGCTGCACCTACTACAACCAGACGCACTTCTGGCGGCAGGCGCTCGGCTTCTGCCTGAAAAAGGACGGCGACGTCTGCCACGTGACCAAGGTGGGCAAGAAGTGCGTGGCCGCCCACTCCGCCGACACGCCTCCCGTGCTCATCACCCTAGGCGCCGAGGTCGACCTCGCCTCCGCCGACGGCGTGCGCTCGCTCCCCGTGGACTCGTTCTTCATCGCCGACGGCGTGTGGAACACCGTGCGCAGGCGCGACGAGCTGGCGGTGCGCGTGCGCATCCCGCTCCCCGGGCCGGGGCTCAGGACCGCGTACCGGAAGGTGCGCCAGCGCAACTCCATCGACTTCCCGCTCCTCTCCATCGCCGCCGCCGCGCGCCTCGCGCCCGACGAGACGGTGGAGGCGCTCTCGCTGGTGGTCTCGGCGCTGGGGTCGCGGCCGCGCGTGGTGGCGGGGCTGGACAAGGTCGCCGCCGGCCGGCGGCTCCGCGACGTGGTCGACGCGGTGGCGCAGACCGCCTGGAAGCAGTGCCACCCGCTGGAGAACATCATCGTGGACCCCGACTGGCGCCGCGCCATGGTCCCCGTCTACGTCCGCCGCGCGCTGGAGGAGATGGCCGGCGGCACCTCGTCCGCAGCGCGGGCGGCATAGCGTCCTACTTCATCGTCGTACGGACGACATCGCGCTCAGGCGTTATCGGGAATGCCTAATTGGGCGGCACGCTTCGGATGGTGCTTCCGGAGCCACATCCGTGCTGCTTCTTGAATCGGCCGAATGCTCGCATTCCCCTTCCAACTCAACTGGTTGTAGAGCGAGCGCAGATCCTCCGGTGGAGCAGAGGCTAGCCACGCAACCACTAAGCGCGACATATCTCCGTAAATCGTGTTGACGTCCTGATATGGTGTGCCCTCCAAAGTGCGGAGTTCCTGGAGTGTCTCGGCGAACACCTCGGGTCGGATGAATAGCGGGCCTTGCGACATGGCTCCTCCGCGAATTTCATTGGGTTTGACGGATGAAATGACGAGGGCGCCTGGTTAGGCGCCCTCGCGAGTGGAGCGATAGGTCAGCGACTCCGGCTCTTGCTCCCGCCGCGGATGGCCTCGATCAACTCCTCCTTGTCCATCTTGCTGCGGCCGGGGACGTCCTTCTCCTTCGCGATGTTGTACAGCTCGTCGCGGGTGCGCGCCTCGTAGCCGCGGTTGGGGTTGCCGGTGCCCTGCGTGCGCTTGTTGGGGGTGCGGCCCTCCTCGCGACGTTGCTTGTTGACGGTGCGGGCGGCGATCTCCTCCGCGCGGTCCTCGTCCATCCCGCGCTCCTCGCCGCTCTCCTTGATGTGCTCGTACATCCGCTCGTCCTTGCTGCTCCAGCCTCT encodes the following:
- a CDS encoding FAD binding domain-containing protein; the encoded protein is MLRLHEYTYHRPAALADALAFLREHPDALPIAGGTDLVPNMKHRLFTPRHLVALKGIPELHGIGFADAGGSPVEEGSPAARQLVLGAAETLTAIARSPVVRRLFPALAEAAGHVAGPQIRNQGTLGGNLCLDTRCTYYNQTHFWRQALGFCLKKDGDVCHVTKVGKKCVAAHSADTPPVLITLGAEVDLASADGVRSLPVDSFFIADGVWNTVRRRDELAVRVRIPLPGPGLRTAYRKVRQRNSIDFPLLSIAAAARLAPDETVEALSLVVSALGSRPRVVAGLDKVAAGRRLRDVVDAVAQTAWKQCHPLENIIVDPDWRRAMVPVYVRRALEEMAGGTSSAARAA
- a CDS encoding Rho termination factor N-terminal domain-containing protein; protein product: MPRGWSSKDERMYEHIKESGEERGMDEDRAEEIAARTVNKQRREEGRTPNKRTQGTGNPNRGYEARTRDELYNIAKEKDVPGRSKMDKEELIEAIRGGSKSRSR